The following are encoded together in the Glycine soja cultivar W05 chromosome 5, ASM419377v2, whole genome shotgun sequence genome:
- the LOC114413502 gene encoding ABC transporter I family member 6, chloroplastic-like, translated as MALSLPTHPSPTVNPLRRSPKPTLRRVNHRVCVASAATPLLQVNDLRAKIVESNVDILHGVNLTINQGEVHAIMGKNGSGKSTFAKVLVGHPDYEVTGGSVVFKGENLLEMEPEERSLAGLFMSFQSPVEIPGVSIDLFLAMAYNARMKKLGRDEVGPIEFLPYLMEKLQLVNMKPDFLNRNVNQGFSGGERKRNEILQLAVLGADLAILDEIDSGLDVDALRDVANAVNRILTPEKSLLMITHYRRILDLLNPTHVHVMDKGKIARTGDISVVEAIESDGYEAVSALT; from the exons ATGGCGTTATCCCTTCCCACCCACCCTTCTCCCACCGTTAATCCTCTCCGACGATCCCCAAAACCCACCCTCCGCCGCGTCAACCACCGCGTTTGCGTGGCCAGCGCCGCCACTCCCCTCCTCCAAGTCAATGACTTGAGGGCCAAGATTGTCGAATCCAACGTTGACATTCTCCACGGCGTTAACCTCACCATCAACCAAGGAGAGGTCCACGCCATCATGGGGAAAAACGGTTCCGGCAAAAGCACTTTCGCCAAG GTTCTTGTGGGGCACCCAGATTATGAAGTAACCGGAGGCAGTGTTGTTTTCAAGGGGGAGAATTTGCTTGAGATGGAACCTGAAGAAAGGTCTCTTGCGGGTCTCTTCATGAGTTTTCAATCCCCTGTTGAAATCCCCGGTGTTTCCATTGATCTGTTTCTCGCCATGGCCTACAATGCTCGAATGAAAAAACTTGGTCGAGATGAGGTTGGACCAATCGAG TTTTTACCTTACCTGATGGAGAAGCTTCAGCTTGTTAACATGAAGCCTGACTTTCTCAATAGGAATGTGAACCAAGGGTTTAGTGGCGGTGAACGCAAGCGCAATGAAATCTTGCAGCTTGCGGTTTTGGGGGCGGACTTGGCTATTTTGGATGAAATTGATTCTGGTTTGGATGTTGATGCGCTCAGGGATGTTGCGAATGCAGTTAATAGGATTCTCACCCCAGAAAAGTCCTTGTTGATGATAACTCATTATAGACGGATTCTGGATCTTTTGAATCCTACACATGTCCATGTTATG GACAAAGGGAAAATTGCAAGGACAGGCGACATATCAGTGGTAGAAGCTATTGAGTCAGATGGATATGAAGCAGTCTCTGCTTTAACATAA
- the LOC114413503 gene encoding ethanolamine-phosphate cytidylyltransferase-like: MDYENNSWIWEGVNYYPRVFGGLMVTAALLGLSTSYFGGIGVPYLSLPCSWSNLGIFHKKKSGKRRIRVYMDGCFDLMHYGHANALRQAKALGDELVVGLVSDEEIVANKGPPVLSMEERLALVSGLKWVDEVITDAPYAITEQFLNRLFHEYKIDYVIHGDDPCLLPDGTDAYAAAKKAGRYKQIKRTEGVSSTDIVGRILSSLRDQKNCDDHNGTEVKPQEENQSQASHIAQFLPTSRRIVQFSNGKGPGPNSRIVYIDGAFDLFHAGHVEILKRARELGDFLLVGIHSDETVSEHRGNHYPIMHLHERSLSVLACRYVDEVIIGSPWEITNDMITTFNISVVVHGTVSEKSLNCELDPYEIPKSMGIFRLLESPKDITTATVAQRIMANHEAYVKRNAKKTRSEQRYYEEKKYVSGD; the protein is encoded by the exons ATGGATTATGAAAACAACAGTTGGATTTGGGAGGGGGTAAACTACTACCCGCGTGTGTTTGGTGGTCTAATGGTTACAGCAGCCTTGCTGGGCTTGTCAACCAGCTACTTTGGTGGGATTGGGGTTCCATATTTGTCACTGCCATGTTCCTGGTCTAATTTGGGGATTTTTCACAAGAAGAAATCGGGGAAGAGGCGCATTCGGGTGTACATGGATGGCTGTTTTGATCTGATGCATTATGGCCATGCCAATGCACTCAGGCAAGCAAAGGCTCTAGGAGATGAACTGGTTGTGGGTCTTGTGAGTGATGAGGAGATCGTGGCCAATAAAGGGCCACCCGTTTTGTCCATGGAGGAGAG GCTGGCCCTTGTCAGTGGATTGAAGTGGGTGGATGAGGTCATAACTGATGCTCCTTATGCAATTACCGAGCAATTCTTGAATCGTCTCTTTCATGAATACAAGATTGACTATGTCATACATGGCGATGATCCTTGCCTGCTTCCAGATGGAACAGATGCATATGCTGCAGCAAAGAAAGCTGGTCGTTACAAGCAAATTAAACGTACTGAAGGAGTTTCCAGTACAGATATCGTAG GAAGAATACTGTCTTCTTTAAGAGATCAAAAGAATTGTGACGATCATAATGGCACTGAGGTAAAACCTCAAGAAGAAAACCAGTCACAGGCTTCCCACATAGCCCAATTCCTACCAACTTCTCGACGTATTGTCCAGTTTTCAAATGGCAAG GGTCCTGGACCAAATTCACGTATTGTATACATTGATGGGGCATTTGATCTCTTCCATGCAGGCCATGTTGAG ATACTTAAGAGGGCTAGGGAGCTTGGAGACTTTCTTCTAGTTGGTATCCACTCAGATGAGACAGTGAG TGAGCATAGAGGAAATCACTATCCAATTATGCATCTGCATGAGCGTAGCCTTAGTGTGTTAGCTTGCCGTTATGTTGATGAAGTTATTATTGGTTCACCTTGGGAAATTACAAACGACATG ATCACCACTTTCAATATCTCAGTAGTTGTGCATGGTACTGTTTCTGAGAAGTCATTAAAT TGTGAACTAGATCCATATGAGATCCCTAAGAGCATGGGAATATTCCGCTTGCTCGAAAGCCCAAAAGATATTACTACTGCCACAGTTGCCCAAAGGATAATGGCTAATCATGAAGCTTATGTG AAACGCAATGCTAAGAAAACTAGGAGTGAGCAGAGATActatgaagagaaaaaatacGTCTCTGGAGACTAG
- the LOC114413504 gene encoding uncharacterized protein LOC114413504, with the protein MALHRLLKRKGGVDELNDDFPLASPATKIRRLDAELPPILEEDEPLPNEERALVLFKPLVHSPSSFSLTLDSDLMKGIRNNQYLWSKQCERVTELESREEENDDELALVPWVPSPSYQFSAVDDSLNTNVELMEADEMGEGEGVGSMMMDIEQEDDTDTDAKTSTSSIHYPTTHGGITEGFQQHCLLPKLPHNTSTPITWTR; encoded by the exons ATGGCGCTGCACCGGTTACTGAAGAGGAAAGGAGGCGTCGATGAACTTAACGACGATTTCCCTCTCGCTTCTCCGGCAACCAAGATTCGCCGTCTC GACGCTGAGTTGCCGCCAATTTTGGAAGAGGACGAACCGTTACCTAACGAGGAGAGAGCTCTCGTTCTCTTCAAGCCTCTCGTCCATTCCccttcctctttctctctcactctcgATTCTGACCTTATGAAAGGAATTAGGAACA ATCAATATCTGTGGTCCAAACAATGTGAGCGCGTGACAGAGTTAGAATCACGTGAGGAGGAAAATGATGATGAATTGGCTCTTGTGCCTTGGGTACCTTCACCTTCTTACCAGTTCTCCGCTGTTGATGATTCTCTCAACACAAATGTCGAGTTGATGGAAGCTGATGAAATGGGAGAAGGAGAAGGTGTGGGATCCATGATGATGGATATTGAACAAGAAGATGACACTGACACTGACGCTAAAACTTCAACATCAAGCATTCACTACCCAACGACACACGGTGGAATAACAGAGGGGTTCCAGCAACACTGCTTGTTACCAAAGCTTCCTCACAACACCTCAACTCCCATTACATGGACCCGCtga
- the LOC114411404 gene encoding isoamylase 1, chloroplastic-like: protein MQKAETDTSYCSYFLSLVVISLWDGANAFGAPIEGDLLTTGAPLSSPPLIDLISNDPILCGVKLIAEAWDAGGLYQVGIFPHWGIWSEWNGKYRDTVRQFIKGTDGFAGAFAECLCGSPNLYQGYLPSHGGGRKPWHSINFICAHDGFTLADLVTYNNKNNLSNGEDNNDGENHNNSWNCGQEGEFVSTSVKKLRKPQMRNFFLCLMVSQGVPMIYMGDEYGHTKGGNNNTYCHDNYLNYFRWDKKEESSSDFFRFCRLMTKFHRLSEGRNLHCFEYESFTFQSYLAGLSWIQMGASCRHQQAFTI, encoded by the exons ATGCAGAAAGCAGAG ACTGATACATCTTACTGTTCTTATTTCCTCTCCCTGGTTGTTATCAGTCTCTGGGATGGAGCTAATGCATTTGGTGCTCCAATAGAAGGTGACTTGCTGACAACAGGAGCCCCTCTAAGCAGCCCACCATTGATTGACTTGATCAGTAACGATCCTATACTTTGTGGAGTGAAG CTTATAGCTGAAGCCTGGGATGCTGGTGGCCTCTATCAAGTTGGCATTTTCCCTCACTGGGGTATTTGGTCAGAATGGAATGGGAAG TATAGAGACACGGTGCGCCAGTTTATCAAGGGTACAGATGGCTTTGCTGGAGCTTTTGCTGAATGCCTTTGTGGGAGTCCTAATTTATATCAGGGTTATCTTCCGTCTCAT GGAGGAGGAAGAAAACCATGGCATAGTATTAACTTTATATGTGCTCATGATGGGTTCACTCTAGCTGATTTGGTGACCTATAACAACAAGAATAATTTGTCAAATGGAGAAGACAATAATGATGgagaaaatcataataatagCTGGAACTGCGGACAG GAGGGGGAGTTTGTCAGTACCTCAGTGAAGAAATTGAGGAAACCACAAATgcgaaatttttttctttgtctcaTGGTTTCCCAG GGAGTTCCAATGATATATATGGGCGATGAATATGGACACACAAAAGGGGGAAATAACAATACCTATTGCCACGATAATTAT CTTAATTACTTCCGATGGGACAAAAAGGAAGAATCCTCATCAGACTTCTTCAGATTTTGTCGCCTTATGACTAAGTTCCACCG ACTCAGTGAAGGGAGAAATTTACATTGCTTTGAATATGAGTCATTTACCTTTCAGAGTTACCTTGCCGGATTGTCCTGGATACAGATGGGAGCCTCTTGTAGACACCAGCAAGCCTTCACCATATGA
- the LOC114413505 gene encoding indole-3-acetic acid-induced protein ARG7-like: MAGAMGMKVDKIRQIVRLKQLMTRWKHISLRRRSSDEPSAVRRPPSGFIFVYVGPERTRFAIPARFLNLALFEGLLKQTEEEFGLRGNGGLVLPCQVPFFSNVVKYLHKDEHKYGSLSLQDFVNMLSASSSDSCKENVAVFAPLLQKAEV; this comes from the coding sequence ATGGCGGGTGCGATGGGTATGAAGGTCGACAAGATTCGCCAAATCGTGCGTCTCAAGCAGCTGATGACTCGCTGGAAGCACATCAGCCTCCGCCGCCGCTCCTCCGACGAGCCCTCCGCCGTGCGACGCCCTCCCTCCGGCTTCATCTTCGTGTACGTGGGCCCCGAACGCACTCGCTTCGCCATCCCCGCGCGCTTCCTCAACCTTGCTCTCTTCGAGGGCCTCCTCAAACAAACCGAAGAAGAGTTCGGACTCCGAGGTAACGGCGGTTTGGTCCTCCCTTGCCAAGTCCCGTTCTTCTCTAACGTCGTCAAGTACCTCCACAAGGACGAACACAAGTACGGAAGTCTCTCTCTTCAAGACTTCGTTAACATGCTTTCCGCCTCCTCCTCCGATTCCTGTAAGGAAAACGTCGCCGTTTTTGCTCCTCTGCTCCAGAAAGCAGAGGTTTGA